The Janthinobacterium lividum genome has a window encoding:
- a CDS encoding DUF2807 domain-containing protein encodes MKKTLQLALLFLATLGLVRGAAAETRLLEMRTIDARVVRVKLDGVMEVRIRQGNVPSLSITADKRYIADVSTAQSGDTLHIETEVRGFKIGPSSIRADLVLPNLRELSSEGFGSTDITGFTGEELTLSLEGAGSIKLVGDYRKLNASLGGVGSMQIWIGNNERAELDLQGAGSVVLGGRGRILKASLGGLGSLNAQQFEADAVNLELSGLGNATVNAHTNAKLNLSGLGSVVVYGKPANRDVSVEGLGKVSWK; translated from the coding sequence ATGAAAAAGACACTGCAACTGGCGCTGCTGTTCCTGGCGACTTTGGGCCTCGTGCGCGGCGCGGCCGCCGAGACCCGCTTGCTGGAAATGCGCACCATCGATGCCCGCGTGGTGCGCGTCAAGCTCGATGGCGTAATGGAAGTGCGCATTCGCCAGGGCAACGTGCCTTCGCTGAGCATCACGGCCGACAAGCGCTACATCGCCGATGTCAGCACGGCGCAAAGCGGCGACACCCTGCACATCGAAACGGAAGTGCGCGGCTTCAAGATCGGCCCGTCGTCGATCCGTGCCGACCTGGTTTTGCCGAACTTGCGCGAATTGAGCTCGGAAGGTTTTGGCAGTACGGACATTACGGGTTTCACGGGCGAGGAGCTGACCCTGTCGCTGGAAGGGGCGGGCAGCATCAAGCTGGTGGGCGACTACCGCAAGCTCAATGCCAGCCTGGGCGGCGTGGGCAGCATGCAGATATGGATAGGCAATAATGAGCGGGCCGAGTTGGACTTGCAGGGCGCCGGTTCCGTGGTGCTGGGCGGGCGCGGGCGTATCCTGAAAGCCAGCCTGGGCGGTCTGGGCAGCCTGAATGCGCAGCAATTCGAAGCCGATGCCGTCAATCTGGAACTGAGCGGCCTGGGCAACGCCACGGTGAATGCGCATACGAATGCCAAGCTGAACTTGAGCGGCCTCGGTTCGGTGGTGGTGTACGGCAAGCCGGCCAACCGCGATGTCAGTGTCGAGGGCCTGGGCAAAGTTAGCTGGAAATAA
- a CDS encoding tetratricopeptide repeat protein — protein sequence MKKLIITLLMLLTIQLPARAGFAEGASAYNNKNYTLAYKEILPLAKTGNADAQHLLGLMYYMGRGLPQDYKQAMFWHRKAAEQGKADAQYVVGAMYYTGNAVLQDHKQAVGWFRKAAEQNHAEAQQVLGLMYRYHMGGVQQDNVIAYMLWNLAAANGNANAADQRAAVVRKMTHEQVEEGQALSAKWKPGTPLPRQSKTDAG from the coding sequence ATGAAAAAACTGATCATTACATTACTCATGCTGTTGACGATACAGCTACCCGCGCGGGCTGGCTTCGCCGAAGGCGCCAGTGCCTACAACAACAAGAATTACACGCTAGCCTACAAGGAAATATTGCCACTGGCCAAGACTGGCAACGCCGATGCCCAGCATTTGCTGGGCTTGATGTATTACATGGGACGGGGCTTGCCGCAGGATTACAAGCAAGCCATGTTCTGGCACCGCAAGGCGGCCGAGCAGGGCAAGGCCGATGCCCAGTACGTGGTGGGCGCCATGTATTACACGGGCAACGCTGTGCTGCAAGACCACAAGCAGGCCGTAGGCTGGTTTCGCAAGGCGGCCGAGCAGAACCATGCCGAGGCGCAGCAGGTGCTGGGCCTGATGTACCGCTACCACATGGGTGGCGTGCAGCAGGACAACGTCATCGCCTACATGTTGTGGAATCTGGCAGCGGCGAATGGCAACGCGAATGCGGCCGATCAGCGCGCCGCCGTGGTGCGCAAGATGACGCATGAGCAAGTCGAGGAAGGGCAGGCCCTGTCGGCGAAATGGAAGCCGGGCACGCCCTTGCCGCGCCAGTCGAAGACGGACGCCGGTTAA
- a CDS encoding NAD(P)H-quinone oxidoreductase: MRAVAISQPGPADVLQIAQRPMPQYKVGELLIKVHAAGINRPDVLQRLGKYAPPAGASDLPGLEVAGEVVDGDFSNTEFRKGDLVCALVQGGGYAEYCAAPAGQCLPLPKGLTALEGASLPENFFTVWSNVFDRCALADGETLLVQGGTSGIGVTAIQLAAALGHRVFATAGSDEKARACEALGAERGINYRTEDFVAVVKELTAGKGVDVILDMVGGDYLPREIDCLADDGRIGLIAVQGGTKATLDLGQVLRRRLSVSGSTLRPRPVAFKAAIAHHLRTTVWPLIEAGKIKPVIYQTFPLEKANEAHALMETSTHVGKIMLQVA, from the coding sequence ATGCGTGCAGTTGCCATCAGCCAGCCAGGTCCCGCCGACGTTTTGCAGATTGCGCAACGTCCCATGCCGCAATATAAGGTGGGCGAACTGCTGATCAAGGTGCACGCGGCAGGCATCAACCGCCCCGACGTGCTGCAGCGCCTGGGTAAATATGCGCCGCCAGCCGGCGCATCCGATTTGCCCGGCCTGGAGGTGGCGGGCGAAGTCGTCGATGGCGATTTCAGCAACACTGAATTCAGGAAGGGCGACCTGGTCTGCGCGCTGGTGCAAGGCGGCGGCTATGCCGAATACTGCGCCGCGCCTGCCGGCCAGTGCCTGCCCTTGCCGAAGGGCTTGACGGCGCTGGAAGGCGCGTCCCTGCCGGAAAACTTCTTTACCGTCTGGAGCAATGTGTTTGACCGTTGCGCGCTGGCCGATGGCGAAACCTTATTGGTGCAGGGCGGCACCTCCGGCATCGGCGTGACGGCCATTCAATTGGCGGCTGCGCTCGGTCACCGCGTGTTCGCCACGGCCGGCAGCGACGAGAAGGCGCGCGCCTGCGAGGCGCTGGGCGCCGAACGGGGCATCAACTACCGCACGGAAGATTTCGTTGCCGTCGTCAAGGAATTGACCGCTGGCAAGGGTGTCGACGTCATCCTCGACATGGTGGGCGGCGACTACCTGCCGCGCGAAATCGATTGCCTGGCTGACGATGGCCGCATCGGCCTGATCGCCGTCCAGGGCGGCACCAAGGCCACGCTGGACCTGGGTCAAGTGCTGCGCCGCCGCCTGAGCGTCAGTGGCTCGACCCTGCGCCCCCGTCCCGTCGCCTTCAAGGCGGCCATTGCGCACCACCTGCGGACGACTGTCTGGCCGCTGATCGAAGCGGGCAAGATCAAGCCCGTGATCTATCAAACTTTCCCGTTGGAAAAAGCCAACGAGGCGCATGCCTTGATGGAAACGAGCACGCACGTGGGCAAGATCATGTTGCAAGTTGCCTGA